A genome region from Penaeus chinensis breed Huanghai No. 1 chromosome 15, ASM1920278v2, whole genome shotgun sequence includes the following:
- the LOC125032919 gene encoding piggyBac transposable element-derived protein 4-like produces MKGCEATTVQEVRSYVGLRFLMGLHGKRCQRDLWSTDPLMCSSVFAETMSRDRFDILTSALHFANNEGEHSAEDRLWKLRPVIDILDSPYRSVFVPRKNVTVDKSLWAFKGRHQALQYDPSKRAKRGLKVYKLCSSDGPEAGYTAAFNIYMGQDRGEFPASMKAVDDLMEKAKLLDKGYQLYTDNWYSSPTLFYYLQARKTTAVGTVRVNRRGMPSDLQASRGHIDFRSSKTGMLCLQWLDKRPVTMLSTAHTSKVVTLPPNRRGVERSKPEVVVSYNNGMKGVDLSDQLEQSYPATKKTIKWYKKVFFTCWI; encoded by the coding sequence ATGAAGGGGTGTGAGGCCACAACGGTGCAGGAGGTCCGCTCATATGTCGGCCTTAGGTTCCTCATGGGACTTCATGGGAAGAGGTGCCAGAGGGACCTTTGGTCGACGGACCCGTTGATGTGCTCGTCGGTGTTCGCCGAGACCATGTCCAGGGACCGCTTCGACATCCTTACCTCCGCCCTCCACTTCGCTAACAACGAAGGGGAGCACAGCGCGGAGGACCGGTTGTGGAAGCTGCGCCCTGTGATTGACATCTTGGACTCACCGTACCGTTCCGTCTTCGTCCCCAGAAAGAACGTGACCGTCGACAAGAGCTTGTGGGCCTTCAAGGGGAGGCATCAGGCCCTTCAGTACGACCCTAGTAAGAGGGCTAAGAGGGGCCTGAAGGTCTACAAACTGTGTTCGTCCGACGGTCCAGAGGCAGGGTATACGGCGGCCTTCAATATTTACATGGGGCAGGATCGCGGCGAGTTTCCGGCGAGTATGAAGGCCGTCGACGACCTGATGGAGAAGGCAAAGCTGCTCGACAAGGGGTATCAGTTGTACACAGACAACTGGTATTCCTCCCCGACTCTATTCTACTATCTACAGGCCCGGAAGACCACCGCCGTTGGCACAGTACGTGTCAACAGGCGGGGTATGCCCTCGGACCTGCAGGCGAGTCGGGGACACATCGACTTCCGGAGTAGCAAAACCGGAATGCTTTGCCTGCAGTGGTTAGACAAGCGTCCTGTGACAATGCTATCCACTGCCCACACATCAAAGGTCGTTACCCTGCCTCCCAACCGCCGAGGGGTGGAGAGGTCGAAGCCCGAGGTCGTTGTCAGTTACAACAACGGCATGAAGGGCGTCGACCTCTCGGATCAGCTGGAACAGTCATATCCAGCAACCAAGAAGACCATCAAGTGGTACAAGAAGGTATTTTTTACCTGCTGGATATGA